A section of the Virgibacillus sp. NKC19-3 genome encodes:
- the narH gene encoding nitrate reductase subunit beta, with translation MRIKAQIGMVMNLDKCIGCHTCSVTCKNTWTNRPGTEYMYFNNVETKPGIGYPKRWEDQETYKGGWELSEGELRLKSGSKATKMMQLFHNPDQPELDDYYEPWNYDYETLIDSPEKKYQPVARPKSAITDEFIDLEWGPNWEDDLAGGHITAPRDPNVEKMEEAIKTEFEDVFMMYLPRICEHCINPACVSACPSGAMYKRDEDGIVLVDQDSCRAWRHCVSSCPYKKVYFNWKTNKAEKCTMCYPLIENGKPTICSETCVGRIRYVGVMLYDADKVLDAASVEDEQELYHSQLDILLDPFDPEIMKQAKKDGIPEDWIKAAQQSPIYKMVVDWQIALPLHPEYRTMPMVWYVPPLSPVMNTVEGKGSSFDKDDIFPAIDNLRIPIEYLANLLTAGNTKQIRTVLKKLAVMRSYMRAKTSGKTFDHALVEEIGMNDEEITKMFRLLAIAKYEDRFVIPKSHREDVSDLYDEQGVCGLNFDGGPGSCGVLMN, from the coding sequence TTGAGGATTAAAGCGCAAATCGGCATGGTGATGAATCTTGATAAATGTATTGGATGTCACACATGCAGCGTGACATGTAAAAATACCTGGACTAACCGTCCAGGTACGGAATATATGTATTTTAACAATGTTGAAACAAAGCCAGGTATAGGTTATCCAAAACGCTGGGAGGATCAGGAAACATATAAGGGTGGCTGGGAACTTAGTGAAGGAGAGTTGCGCTTGAAATCCGGATCGAAAGCAACTAAGATGATGCAGCTTTTCCATAACCCTGATCAACCTGAATTGGATGATTATTACGAGCCTTGGAATTACGATTATGAGACGTTGATCGACAGTCCAGAGAAAAAATATCAACCGGTGGCTCGTCCAAAATCGGCTATCACAGATGAATTTATCGATCTTGAATGGGGGCCCAACTGGGAAGACGACCTTGCCGGTGGACATATTACGGCCCCTCGAGATCCGAACGTGGAAAAAATGGAAGAAGCGATTAAAACAGAATTTGAAGATGTTTTTATGATGTATCTACCGCGTATTTGTGAACATTGTATTAACCCAGCCTGTGTTTCTGCGTGTCCATCGGGTGCGATGTATAAAAGAGATGAGGATGGAATTGTTCTTGTTGATCAAGATTCTTGTCGTGCATGGCGGCATTGTGTATCATCTTGTCCTTATAAAAAGGTTTATTTTAACTGGAAAACAAATAAAGCAGAAAAATGCACCATGTGCTATCCACTTATAGAAAATGGGAAACCAACTATTTGTTCAGAAACTTGTGTCGGCCGAATTCGTTACGTAGGCGTAATGCTCTATGATGCGGATAAAGTTTTAGACGCAGCCTCTGTTGAGGACGAGCAGGAACTCTACCATTCCCAACTGGACATTTTACTAGATCCATTCGACCCGGAAATTATGAAACAAGCGAAAAAGGACGGTATTCCTGAAGATTGGATTAAAGCAGCACAACAGTCACCTATTTATAAAATGGTTGTCGACTGGCAAATTGCCTTACCACTTCACCCTGAATACCGGACAATGCCAATGGTTTGGTATGTACCTCCATTAAGCCCAGTTATGAATACAGTAGAAGGGAAAGGAAGTTCATTTGATAAAGATGATATTTTCCCCGCCATTGATAATTTGCGTATTCCAATTGAATATTTGGCAAATTTGTTGACTGCCGGGAATACGAAACAGATTCGCACTGTCCTTAAAAAATTAGCTGTTATGCGGAGTTATATGCGCGCTAAAACATCAGGAAAAACATTTGACCATGCGCTGGTTGAAGAAATCGGCATGAATGATGAAGAAATAACGAAAATGTTCCGTCTATTGGCTATTGCAAAATATGAAGATCGGTTCGTTATTCCAAAAAGTCATCGTGAAGATGTCTCCGATTTATATGACGAACAAGGTGTTTGTGGACTAAACTTTGATGGTGGTCCTGGGAGTTGTGGTGTGCTGATGAATTAG
- the narJ gene encoding nitrate reductase molybdenum cofactor assembly chaperone: MKQNERSNVYQLISFLFEYPSQKMLKNMPEIKEEVGKLRNKNIKESLTTFIASMENSNLNDWRDQYIAYFDFGRSTNLYVTYSRLGEQRQRGIELLKLKEFYQASGYDVTDLELPDYLPLMIEFCSQVSAETSNQLFKKYKGEINSIRNSLAEKGGQFTPLFDALNFQMEEDGVLPESNKNGNEIEPISEK; encoded by the coding sequence ATGAAACAAAATGAACGTTCAAATGTTTATCAACTTATATCTTTTCTGTTTGAATATCCGTCACAAAAAATGCTGAAAAACATGCCTGAGATTAAAGAAGAAGTCGGCAAGCTACGTAATAAAAATATAAAAGAATCATTAACAACTTTTATTGCATCTATGGAAAACAGTAATTTAAATGATTGGCGTGATCAATATATTGCCTATTTTGATTTTGGCCGTTCCACCAACCTCTATGTGACTTATTCGCGATTAGGGGAGCAACGACAAAGAGGAATTGAACTATTAAAACTTAAAGAATTTTATCAGGCTTCTGGGTATGACGTCACGGATCTTGAATTACCTGATTATTTACCCTTAATGATAGAGTTTTGCAGCCAAGTTTCTGCTGAAACAAGCAACCAATTATTTAAAAAATACAAGGGTGAGATCAATTCAATTAGAAACAGTCTGGCTGAGAAAGGAGGCCAGTTCACCCCCTTATTTGATGCCTTGAACTTCCAAATGGAAGAAGATGGCGTGTTGCCGGAAAGTAATAAGAATGGTAATGAAATAGAGCCTATTTCAGAAAAATGA
- a CDS encoding tetratricopeptide repeat protein codes for MQYKQGTQIGLDEELKALITEVNIHAGHQDTEQVMVSINKIEDKLKLINESQMNTSTTFKSLITLATYYKNKSNYGAAAHNFRKALNLVGKLNEEDGAHIIDAYLKHAALEREYAQEKKARMILAKLLYWLDKKRPEDETAYGLVYSHLGKLFLDEEDIASGIDHMKKALAYFSKNLPENHPLRIETIHAISKAYIKMEDYDNALALYQNQLKNVNQEKDKETYGKTMLNIGEVYYYIDLRKAHNTILEAKNIFLSLDDTAEELLMKAYLMLGELEESIKNDMQAIHYYDSALQVMKNQSQAVLTYVKLGMLSLRSKQFDQAKKYLEKGLPLSVHLPRIRAQFLLYLGKAHSQEQAFAKANSLYTKLLKLLEQQGHKTSKNYGNTLQAIAANFSKQEKWKQALPYYDEALSIYKQLSITGKDVEIGTTYIHLAFCQEKLAESSKEGIEKCYDKGYEMMKTTNDVRLKEEALSMIIEFYTRQGQLAKKEDYENELAKIQSLV; via the coding sequence TTGCAATATAAACAAGGGACGCAGATAGGCCTGGACGAAGAACTTAAAGCGCTCATCACTGAAGTAAACATACACGCCGGTCATCAAGACACAGAACAAGTCATGGTATCGATCAATAAAATAGAGGATAAACTTAAACTTATAAACGAATCACAAATGAACACAAGTACAACATTTAAATCACTCATAACATTAGCAACTTATTATAAAAACAAATCAAATTATGGAGCAGCAGCACACAACTTTCGTAAAGCGCTGAACTTAGTGGGGAAGTTAAATGAAGAAGATGGGGCTCATATTATTGACGCTTACTTGAAACATGCTGCGCTCGAAAGGGAATATGCCCAAGAAAAAAAGGCCAGGATGATCCTCGCAAAACTTTTATACTGGTTGGATAAAAAGCGACCAGAAGATGAAACAGCGTACGGTCTCGTGTATAGCCATCTTGGTAAATTATTCTTGGACGAAGAGGATATAGCAAGCGGAATTGACCATATGAAAAAGGCCCTAGCATATTTCAGCAAAAATCTTCCTGAAAACCACCCGCTTAGGATTGAAACCATTCATGCTATATCCAAAGCTTATATTAAAATGGAAGACTATGATAATGCCTTAGCCCTTTATCAAAATCAGTTGAAAAATGTGAACCAAGAGAAAGATAAGGAAACATATGGAAAAACCATGTTAAATATAGGCGAAGTTTATTATTATATCGATTTAAGAAAGGCACATAACACCATATTAGAAGCGAAAAATATATTTTTATCGCTTGATGATACAGCAGAGGAACTCCTGATGAAAGCTTATCTCATGCTCGGTGAATTAGAGGAATCTATAAAAAATGACATGCAGGCGATACACTACTATGATTCAGCTTTGCAGGTAATGAAAAACCAATCTCAAGCAGTCCTTACTTATGTAAAACTAGGCATGCTCTCCCTTAGAAGCAAACAATTCGATCAAGCGAAAAAATATTTAGAGAAAGGACTACCTCTTTCTGTGCACCTTCCGCGAATACGGGCACAATTTCTTCTTTATTTGGGTAAAGCCCATTCTCAGGAACAAGCATTTGCAAAAGCCAATTCACTGTATACCAAGCTTCTAAAATTATTGGAACAGCAAGGTCATAAGACATCCAAAAATTATGGCAATACATTACAAGCCATCGCCGCTAACTTTTCAAAGCAAGAAAAATGGAAGCAAGCTTTGCCTTATTATGATGAAGCTCTTTCCATTTATAAGCAACTTTCGATTACGGGAAAAGATGTGGAAATAGGGACGACTTATATTCATCTTGCTTTCTGCCAAGAAAAATTAGCAGAAAGCAGCAAGGAAGGGATTGAAAAGTGTTATGACAAGGGCTATGAAATGATGAAGACAACAAACGATGTAAGATTGAAGGAAGAGGCTTTATCTATGATCATTGAGTTTTATACTCGACAAGGGCAACTGGCCAAAAAAGAGGACTACGAGAATGAATTAGCCAAAATCCAATCCCTTGTATAG
- a CDS encoding nitrate reductase subunit alpha, which produces MKKKVSPLWQKIKYLKPKEKHSENHSELHEGKREWENVYRNRWQHDHVIRSTHGVNCTGSCSWNIFVKNGVVTWEGQALDYPSTDPDMPEYEPRGCPRGASFSWYIYSPLRVKYPYVRKQLSDLWQEAKEQHNSPLQAWESIVENKDKAKRFKQARGKGGLVRAEWDDVLEIISASMLYTIKKYGPDRNVGFSVIPAMSMLSAASGMRFMSLMGGEMLSFYDWYADLPPASPQIWGDQTDVPESSDWFNSSYIMTWGSNVPLTRTPDAHFMTEARYRGAKVISVSPDFAESTTFADEWLSVRQGTDGALAMAMGHVILNEFYEKNPTPYFIDYSKQYTDFPFVVQLEEQNGAFTANRYMHAVDLGMETENNEWKPAMYNKNTDRFSIPQGTMGSRWDESGKWNLELIDENTNEAIEPALSFLGIEDDVIQIQMPYYDEHTKKVLKQAVPVKKIELDNETKYITTVYDLMTAHYGIDRGIGGEVAHSYEDMVSYSPAWQEQITGVDQNLVVKIAREFAQNAIDTKGRSMIILGAGVNHWYNADVAYRTIINLVLMVGAQGVNGGGWAHYVGQEKLRPVEGWTTITNAKDWGAPKLQNGTSFFYFHTDQWRYEEEPVSNLAAATVDKTRYDHPADYNVLAARLGWLPSYPTFNKNGLDIYKDAVNNGYESKEEIGQYVAKQLKDKKLKFAIEDPDNPVNFPRNLFVWRANLISNGKGHEYFLKHLLGTTHGMLNTENDSLQPEEINWRDEGAEGKLDLLINLDFRMSGTALYSDIILPAATWYEKHDLSSTDMHPFVHPFNPAITPPWESRSDWNIFRSLAKTVSNMAEELDLKPAKEVFAAPIQHDSPGEMAQAMGKVKDWSKNECEPVPGKTMPNINVIERDYKNTYNKFISLGPNVVNQPYGDKDMTWNMEEAYEELKKRLGTINGTVGDGCPDITEAKSASEAVLLMSSTTNGKLAVKAWESLEKKTNLELKDYAAGREEELLDFKQINAQPKTTITSPAFTGSMKEGKRYSPFTTNIDRLIPFRTLTGRQSYFMDHDIMKEFGESFAIYKPILNLSPFRSDRPKPEGKEITLNYLTPHNKWSVHSMFFDSQPMLTLFRGGPTIWLNKDDAEDIGVEDNDWIECFNQNGVVAARAVVTHRLPKEIAFMHHAQDRHIYVPGSNLSKNRGGTHNSPTKIYMKPTHMIGGYGQQSYGFNYYGPTGNQRDVNVVIRKMEEVDWLED; this is translated from the coding sequence TTGAAAAAGAAAGTATCACCGCTTTGGCAAAAAATAAAATATTTGAAGCCTAAAGAAAAACACTCAGAAAACCATAGTGAATTACATGAAGGAAAACGTGAATGGGAAAATGTTTATCGAAATAGATGGCAGCATGATCATGTCATCCGGAGTACTCACGGTGTCAACTGTACAGGATCATGCAGCTGGAATATCTTTGTAAAAAATGGCGTTGTCACATGGGAAGGGCAGGCCTTGGATTATCCGTCCACAGACCCTGATATGCCGGAATATGAACCACGGGGCTGTCCAAGAGGAGCAAGTTTTTCTTGGTATATTTACAGTCCGCTGCGTGTGAAATACCCGTATGTCCGTAAACAATTATCCGACTTATGGCAGGAAGCTAAAGAACAACACAATAGTCCACTTCAAGCATGGGAAAGTATTGTAGAAAATAAAGATAAAGCCAAACGTTTCAAACAAGCACGTGGAAAAGGTGGGTTAGTCCGCGCTGAGTGGGACGATGTATTAGAAATCATTTCGGCCTCCATGTTGTATACGATTAAAAAATACGGTCCGGACCGTAACGTTGGATTTTCTGTTATCCCTGCGATGTCGATGCTCAGTGCTGCCTCGGGAATGAGATTTATGTCATTGATGGGCGGGGAGATGCTCAGTTTTTATGATTGGTATGCGGATTTGCCCCCAGCATCTCCGCAAATTTGGGGAGATCAGACAGATGTCCCTGAAAGTTCAGATTGGTTTAACTCGTCCTATATTATGACATGGGGCTCCAATGTTCCATTAACACGGACACCAGATGCTCATTTTATGACGGAAGCACGTTATAGAGGGGCCAAAGTCATCTCGGTCAGTCCGGATTTTGCAGAATCGACCACGTTTGCTGATGAATGGCTTTCCGTCAGACAAGGAACAGATGGTGCTTTAGCTATGGCCATGGGTCATGTCATACTAAATGAATTTTATGAAAAAAATCCAACACCTTATTTTATTGACTATTCGAAGCAATATACGGATTTCCCATTTGTTGTTCAGTTAGAAGAACAAAATGGAGCATTCACTGCTAATCGATATATGCATGCTGTCGATTTAGGAATGGAAACTGAAAACAATGAATGGAAACCAGCTATGTACAACAAAAATACAGATCGTTTCTCCATTCCGCAGGGAACAATGGGCTCCAGATGGGATGAGAGCGGTAAGTGGAATCTGGAACTAATTGATGAAAACACGAACGAAGCGATTGAACCTGCGTTAAGTTTTCTGGGAATAGAAGATGACGTCATTCAAATACAGATGCCGTATTACGACGAGCATACGAAAAAAGTATTGAAGCAAGCAGTTCCTGTTAAAAAAATAGAGTTGGATAACGAAACGAAGTATATAACGACGGTATATGATTTAATGACCGCTCATTATGGGATTGATCGGGGAATTGGTGGTGAAGTTGCTCATTCATATGAAGATATGGTGTCTTATTCTCCGGCATGGCAGGAGCAGATTACAGGGGTTGACCAAAACCTTGTTGTAAAAATTGCCCGAGAGTTCGCACAAAATGCGATTGATACAAAAGGTCGTTCCATGATTATTCTCGGTGCAGGGGTAAACCATTGGTATAATGCGGATGTCGCTTACCGAACGATCATTAATCTAGTCTTGATGGTCGGAGCGCAAGGCGTCAACGGCGGAGGCTGGGCCCACTATGTTGGTCAAGAAAAACTTCGTCCAGTTGAAGGGTGGACAACAATTACCAATGCAAAAGACTGGGGGGCTCCTAAATTGCAAAATGGTACTTCATTCTTCTATTTCCATACAGACCAGTGGCGATATGAAGAAGAACCTGTCAGCAATCTAGCTGCCGCAACAGTTGATAAAACCCGGTATGACCATCCTGCTGATTATAATGTACTCGCAGCAAGACTTGGATGGTTGCCATCTTATCCGACTTTTAATAAAAATGGCCTTGATATTTATAAAGATGCTGTTAATAACGGTTATGAATCAAAAGAAGAGATTGGTCAATATGTTGCAAAACAATTAAAAGATAAGAAATTAAAATTTGCTATTGAGGATCCAGATAATCCGGTGAACTTTCCACGAAATCTTTTTGTATGGCGAGCAAATTTAATTTCCAATGGAAAAGGTCATGAATACTTTCTGAAACATTTGCTCGGCACAACACATGGAATGTTGAATACGGAAAATGATTCCCTTCAACCTGAAGAGATCAATTGGCGTGACGAAGGTGCGGAAGGGAAGCTTGATTTATTAATCAATCTTGATTTTCGTATGTCTGGGACAGCACTTTATTCAGACATTATCTTACCAGCTGCTACCTGGTATGAAAAACATGATTTATCAAGTACAGACATGCATCCATTTGTTCATCCATTTAATCCGGCCATTACACCTCCATGGGAATCAAGATCCGACTGGAACATATTCCGTTCCTTAGCAAAAACTGTATCCAATATGGCAGAGGAACTCGATTTAAAGCCTGCTAAGGAAGTTTTTGCTGCACCCATTCAACATGATTCTCCGGGAGAGATGGCTCAAGCCATGGGGAAAGTGAAAGACTGGTCCAAAAATGAATGTGAACCTGTTCCGGGAAAGACAATGCCGAATATTAATGTAATTGAACGTGATTATAAAAATACGTATAACAAATTCATTTCCCTTGGACCAAATGTTGTTAACCAGCCTTATGGCGATAAGGACATGACATGGAATATGGAAGAAGCATATGAGGAACTGAAAAAACGTCTCGGGACGATAAATGGAACGGTTGGAGATGGCTGTCCGGATATTACCGAAGCCAAAAGTGCGAGTGAAGCTGTTCTGCTCATGTCTTCTACCACTAATGGAAAACTTGCTGTCAAGGCATGGGAATCGCTTGAAAAGAAAACCAACTTGGAGCTTAAGGATTATGCAGCAGGGAGAGAAGAAGAATTACTTGACTTTAAGCAAATTAATGCACAGCCGAAAACAACGATCACTTCACCGGCATTTACTGGTTCGATGAAGGAAGGAAAGCGCTATTCTCCATTTACAACAAATATAGATCGGCTTATCCCTTTTCGGACATTGACGGGAAGACAATCATACTTTATGGATCATGACATCATGAAGGAATTCGGAGAGTCGTTTGCAATTTATAAGCCGATATTGAATCTGTCACCGTTTAGATCAGATCGTCCAAAACCAGAAGGAAAAGAGATTACATTGAACTATCTTACCCCCCATAATAAATGGTCGGTTCATAGTATGTTCTTTGATTCACAACCTATGTTGACATTATTCCGCGGTGGACCAACGATTTGGCTAAATAAAGACGATGCGGAAGATATTGGTGTTGAAGATAATGATTGGATTGAGTGTTTTAACCAAAATGGTGTAGTTGCTGCCCGAGCAGTTGTCACGCACAGACTGCCAAAAGAGATTGCTTTTATGCACCATGCTCAGGATCGCCATATTTACGTACCTGGATCAAACCTATCTAAAAACCGCGGTGGTACGCATAATAGCCCAACAAAAATTTATATGAAACCAACGCATATGATCGGTGGTTATGGTCAACAGAGTTATGGATTTAATTATTACGGCCCGACTGGAAATCAACGGGACGTCAATGTTGTTATCAGAAAAATGGAGGAGGTTGATTGGCTTGAGGATTAA